One Nothobranchius furzeri strain GRZ-AD chromosome 7, NfurGRZ-RIMD1, whole genome shotgun sequence genomic window, atgcgggcgttgtactgatctgtcatggtgaagagagaggtcTCGATTTACCGTGCGACCTACGTTCCTACACTCACCTACggttacgagctttgggtagtgaccaaaagaatgcgatcacagatacaagcggctgaaaggaTTTTTCTCtgtagggtgtctgggctctccctttagagatagggtgagaagctcggtcatccaggaggggctcggagtagatccgctgctcaagaggagccggttgaggtggctcaggcatctagttaggatgcctcctggatgccttcttgGCAAGGTTTCCggacatgtccaactgggaggtgaCCTAAAAGAAGACATCTTCAAATGCATGTTCATACAAATGCAGGTTTTAACATAGAAGTacgttttcatttcaataatatTCATTAAATATAAGACGGTATCTTCCAGTGCGGTGTATACGGCAGGGGGGCATAAGATCCTTGTCCGGCTGCTGAATGGAAGCTGTTCAAAGACGGTGGCCAGTTCTGCTGCCACACTTTGCCTCATGGCAGGAGAGGTGGTCATTCGATCCAGCATCTTGTCACACAAAGGCATGGAGGCTTTGGTTGAACCGCTGAAGTCCAAAGATCCTCAGGTCCTGGTCAACTCGATGCAGTGTGTGACAGTCCTGGCCTGCGATAAAGAAGCCAGGACACAGGTTGGTGTTTGTTTAGTGATGGCTGCAACATTCTCATGTTTGTGTAGCCACCAAAATATTACAACATCTGATGTTTTGTATCAAATAAACTGTCTGGTATTTTGAATGTTGCTACATTTCTAACTCAGAATGTGACACAAAAAAACAATGACCTAAAACACAGATATTTAAAGAATTGCCAAACAGTATGTGCTAAGTTGTCCCAGAGTAACCCAACTATCGCTCTTGTCCTAGTTTCGGCAAGCTGGGGGTCTGCAGCTGTTGGTGAATTTGCTACAAACTAAAGACAAGGACGTGCTGCACAATGCATGCTTGGCTGTGAATGTGTTGGCCAGCGATAAGCCCTCTTCAGTGGAAATGTGCAGAATTGGGTACAATTACAACAAAAATAATGCTGAATTGTTGTGATGGAGCGCTTGTGAAAAAAACAATAATCAATGAAAAGAAAATTGttaaaatgtaatttataaaGTTGCCAGCAGATGGCAGCAAAAGACAATAAATGAGTTCTTATGTAATTTTTGTGTTTCTGTCTCTTAGAGCTCTGGAAATGCTTGAGGAAATCAAACATTCAGAAAATCACAGAAACCGTTTCAGCGAGCTGGCCATGATCAGCCTGCTCAACTGCAACTTATCTGTTAAATACAGCCTGATGGGTCATTTATCTCCCACTGATATGATTACTGGTGGATTCTACGATGCTGGGAAGGTTTGTTGGTCCATCGTTGTTTAAGCAGAAACTAAAATCAGTGATCTCTTGGATAACGACAATTTACTTCATTTAAATATGCAGGGAGAAAGTCAATGATGATGGCACTGTATgattcacgagtgtgtgtgtgtgtgtgtgtgtgtgtctcacaggCTTGCTCTGGTCAGATGATTCCGACTCTAGAGGAACTGTTTAAGCAGCCAGTCAACTATCATCGGCCCATCATCTTTGCTGACAGTGCAGCGGAGTACGAATCCAACAACACAACATTTTTTCACAAATTAAAGGAAACTTTTGACCAAATTGACATTTTTCGTTGTAGCTTATCAGATATACAACAAGATCAGTTTAGCTCTTAACGGATTCTCATTTTAGTTTTCCCAAACCGTTAAACTGAAGCAAGCCACTTTTGTAGAATTTTTTTCTGAGAAAACAGAAGAGTTGGAACGAGTTTTGTGGCTGTGAAATCACTTTTGCCCTCCCCCCGTCTGCTCCAATCCAGTGCTCGACTTTCTCCTTAATTAGTTTCTTTTTCTCCATCTCCCTTCTCGTTTCCTTCCCCCAACAGCTTGGCCTCACCGGGTAAACAATCCCCCTTTTTAAGATGCCAAACCACTCAGCCCCTTTGTGCTCAGACTTCTGGCCTTCTGATCTGTCTTACACTTGAATTATAAACAGACACAAAACAAAGATACTCAATAAAATGAAGAGGCACCACAAACCGTTAATAATTGCCTATGAAACCTGTTAATGTACAAAACactattttgttatttaaaagcTGCGTCCATCCTGTCTGCATCACCGAGGAGAGCAGCACCCATAGGGTCCGTCTCTTTACGCCCCCTTTTAGGTCGCATTAACAAATTAAGAATATTACGTAATccattttttactttgtttttcttCGTAACAACAAGCTGATAAACACAGAGAAGGGAGTGAAAATGCATCTTTACAATATGACACTCCACACAGAACAGCAAAGGAAACTCTGCTGGGATCTGTTTATCTAGTTCCAACATGAATCAGCTATCTTGTCTTCACAGAAAGCTCTTCTGATCTGTCTCAGGAAGAAGAAAGAGAAGGTTAAACACACAGATGAGCCCCACtttgagtccacagtggtgaaacCACAGGGCATGATTGATGACGTTTCTCTTCAGATGCTAGTTAAAAAAGCCAAAGAATCCATCTTCCCCCTGAAGGACGATAAAGAGCAGTATTCAGCTCTAGCCAGGTGAGAAACAAGCAGATATCTTTGTCACAAGTAGACAAAAAGTTGCTCAGAAACTAAATGATGCTGAAAAGCGGAAGCAGAGATACAGCCCAGAGATGCAAAGCAAACACTTCTCCACATGATGGGTTTTCTCTGTGATCGTCAGGGTGGTGAGTGATGCCATGGGCGGTGCGGTGGGAATGGAAAAGCTGCATGAATTCCCATGGGAGCTGCATCTCAGCGAGCTAAAGGTTCTGCTGAAGTCTAATGTTATTCCCATCGGTTCGATCAACAAGGGCTTCTACTGCcacagagctctgctgttcaagGTATTCCCCCACTTTGATTAGATTAGCCCTTTTCTTAGTAGAAAACTACATTTCAAAACGTTTTCTGTatgtaaaggtgcatgaagtaagaatgacatcttctggtcaaatgtgggtactgcagtccatgcatcaaaacaaacaagtctgcTCTGAGCAACTGTTGCCAGATACCAGTCCCAGCAACAGAAGATTCTAGACAAcgagtgaagacgagtcatacacatgaAATAAAcaaatttcactgtaatattaagTTGTTGGttactgaaaaagtagcttgagacatTTTTAGAGTCATTATTGTTTTTAATACACTGCTAGCATTGTCAGCTCATCGTTAGCCtttagccttctttacccgatgttagagaaaaacaaaaatgtgttgtggttTCTTAAGCCTCTTTTCCACCAGACATAAAATCTTAGTGGAACGGTTGTGAAATGTACTTTGAGACAATTAGCCGCCGTGATCTGTTTCCTTTCCATCTGCAGCCAAGTGTAACGCTTcggacgcgtcccagaagcgaaGAGACGTTATCATTATGTTTCAAGTCTATTTACGCACTACGCTTCCAAAACATGTAAAACTCTGCAGTTTAAATCGGGTCAGACTGTAAGTCAAACAGGAAATTAGTGTTAAACATCTGtaaacttttaaaataaaagtcaCTACCTAATTTCCTCAAAGCTGATGTAaatggaacagaaaataaaccacagacgttTTGGATaaatgcagctgtctttctcctaGCTTGTCATTgtatggacttctgaaatcactcgTGATGTTGCAATCTCCCCGTGTTTTTGTGACCTCACGGGATCAGCTGTGTTTAACACTTTTGCTCCTGTTTTGTGTCTGAATCGCTCCCTGCTGAAAGGAAACATGCAAATAAAATGCTTCTATTTAATTTGGCCTTTTTAAATGAAGACAAACTGACAACTACCCACCGGctaagaaggaaatctgtttcaacttAACCTTCCTTCTGACaatattgagacattagactgcttTGTGataatttcacagtaaaattcttacttattgcacctttaaaacatAGTTTTCTCTAAACTATCCACTTCTCATCCTGTTTTCTGGATCTTTTCAGTATCTTGCTGACTGCATCGAAATGAGCTGCTCCCTTGTTAGGGGCGAGTACAACCGGGCCTGGAATGAAGTGGTCCTGTTCAGGGAGAATCCCACCAACCGGAGCCCATCCCAGCCGTGCCACTACATAGTAGACCTGATGCACCAGCCTGGTGCCCTGCTGGGAGTTGATACCCTAGCTGCTCTGCAGTATCAGACTATATAGGCTGTTTGAGTTTACTACAGTTTGTGTGTGAGATACATGTTTGAGCTTTAAACCAAAGAATAAGTTATTTGCATGCACAAGCCAAAGGAGGAAAAAGTCTGATTGTTGCATGAAACATTTGAACACATATTTATTATCTGTTGGGTTAGATAGACTAAAAGGTTCTTTAAATTATTTCTCATTGACAATAGTTGGGATTGAACCCAGCTGATGTGTTCTAGTCAAATTTGACCATTTTATGTGAAACTGATTTATTAAATAAACTTCAGCAAACGGACTCATGATTTATTCTAGTCTCGAGGGGCACACGTGTTCTGACGAATTCCCTCCTTGGTTTTCTTTTCTATTCATGACAGATTGCACTTTGCTCCTTTCCCAACAATAAAAAACGGTGACACCTTTGACCTATTTAGGTGGAGGTTTGGTTTTTGCCCAGCGTGGATCCGCTGCAGCATGACGcctgggacacaccggccgccgaagcgccgcgaaacggggaccgccttcattcagcgcccttgttatcctattctataggtcACTTGTGGTGCCGAAGCGCCGCTCTATCGCAAGCCTTATTGGGATTACAATTCGCCCACTTTTGGGCACGTTTGGTTATTTAACGGCATATTAATCCCTATCTTTAaacttaaaacacagaaaaaagcgGAGGAAATCCCTTCTGAATGCAGTATTGCACGCCGTCTTTATGTAGTCTTTCAGAGCGCCATAAAAAATGACATTTTTTCTAGTCATTGAATGCCACATTGAACACCGAACTGCAGGCACTTCTAGCTCGTCCTCAGAACGGTGTAAAAGATGACGTTTTTGACAGCACAAAACACCGTCTTTTACGGCGTTCTATGACTTTCCTGACGGCGTAAAAGACGGCGTTTTGCAGGCCACTCCCCAAAGTTTTCGCAGCCACTTATTTTAAAGTTTGATTTCCCAATCCACGATGAGAAAATACAGACAGTACTAGTTCATCCTAGATGCTATTTCCTGGTTTCCTGCAGATGCTATTTTATGctagtctagtgaactagaccaaattcttgctttgcaaagtttggtctaggactgctccactggaacctcttcaATCCccgacagcattctggctggccaatcacagctctctagaggggttcaaacacataaagacctgtgattggtccataatggtgggccaatcatagtgctctatctgcttagtgaacaaatcacagagcttaattcgctttgtgggccaatcagggcactatatgcctggtgggtgggatgatgcaatagagtgaaacaagatggcgacagctcgtttgaaacagcttttacatcaattttggactaaataatacatttatttagtccggcttgccaggctaattttATGCTTAAATTCACCAAAATGACCTCATATATAGTGATTGTTGCATTAGCTCATGTTAAACATGATTTTATTACTGCTGTTTGCATTGATATTAATAAAATGAAGACACTGACACGATCTGTCCCtattaaataaacaataataaaacacgGACTGATGTGATCAGACTTGTATCAGTGGGATGTATTCACCACTAGGGGGCACCCAGACGTAAGCCAAAagccacgggggggggggggggggggggggaaggggggggcaaagtgtgtttttatttgttaggAATCTAAAATTACTTTCATCAAATTTAAAGTTTCTGATTAtaagtaaaagtaaataaaaaacgaaTAAAATACCTAATGGATTGAACCTGTTATTTACATATCTGATAATTTCAGAAATTCAAGATAAAAGATTGtttcattgcacaggtgtacaacaaaGTTGTCTTTGCGCTCACTAAAGTCAGCTCATAAGGATGTAGTAAAAAATAAGGAAAATTTAAAACCCAGACTGAAAGCCCTTGAGacagattccctgtgttgtaaccgtcgacatataaatattggacaatgggttttcataaactccaataacacgtttttgaggccaaatgggaggtggccaccaccgccattttgaccgtgtcacaggttccgtcaagcccagacaattccacaaaagggaagagaggtggagctgagggtggggctgtaaggctgggatcaactgacgacacccagtcaaactagctacaagctaacctgaagctaacccaaagctaacgcggaggtgggagctaagctaacggaggtagcaacctagctacaaccggagttaactgtgcacaacaccagagcttctgagtcagagatacgccgggctgaccgctgggtaaaaccgggtggaacacagaggtctcccgaaagctccacaagccggcagccgcacagcagacaagcgccgctgcgatctgagatgtgcagagctgccgctggggagaaccgggtggaaaggtttccatcccagagctccacaagctggcagcccgcgcagcagacaggagccgcgatcagacagagatgcgccgagctgcggggaggggagaaacgggtggaaaacatcggtctcccaagagctccacaagccgatagtcggaacccagctccaccaacatgttatatttcaacccattttctaaagtgcagcattgtgttaaatgcactgggtattACCCTAttatatttaaatttcatggttaaacagtacatgttaagatctaagctcagctcggcagtgacctaaaatacataaatataattttacttaccgaaaaaaatgaagtggagactccttggacgctctattagtgcaattaatgccacagcaagtcattttgtccaacaattgcacaaaaaatatccaaaaaagaacgcacaaatgctacaactaatggtctaagttgagagactgaaaatgaccgaacaggtttcaggcgaggccgaggctcagactgaggcctttccccggagctagctctgtggtcacgtgggtctgaggcagcGGTCACATGGgtcagatgctcattaattatacagaattttaggcttttaatacacttaaacagaagagtgagaaaatattcacccccctcagagttgttgtgagtgtaaactagataatttaaaccaaaaacatgttttggaaccaggctgtaaacatgtttatttctgctgtgaaattggtatttttaacatgggagtcaatgaggatttgctcgcttctgacatcagcccctagcggatgagggtggaactgcaagttttagtacttccgggattgcttcaatttttgagccgcattgtgggggcttggttgtaactgccttctgtaattgtGTAAATAACATGTCTGTGTAGCTAAAACAAATGTAACTGTAATTTTTTCAGCCTCTTGCCCAGCACTCTCTTGAaaaagaggtttttaatctcaataggACCTTCccagttaaataaagaataaatcaaCAAGGCTAAAAttgatgtcacacacacacactcacacacacacacacacacacacacacacacacacacacacacacacacacaccttttgcaaACACAGTCagtttaaggtgcacagatatgaGTATGACAGGAAACTCTGTAATCAGACAATCTAATATAAAAAAACATATTCATCACATATTGTGCTTTGTTTGACGATATAGATATTGTGGTAAACTGGACTGGACTGatgtgctaacggctagtctgagtgcaGCCAGACTAGCTCTTCACTCTGCCCTCAtagccagatgacaggagttgtcAGGTGTCCTGCAGTGGtggtcagccaggctaatgaagaGATGCAGAAAGACATCCAGGACAGTGAACAATAATATCAATAATAATGTGTTCTGTTGCTCACCATATATGTTCCTATATAATCtccacgtgtgcctgcctcatggtgtagcgtCCATATTTCGCTGAGTGTCCTACAGGAATGCAAGTTATTAGTTAATTCACTTTGTTACCAAAGAGAAAATAtttatgtaaaagttatttaccaggtgaatcagctcacacatcACCACCAAGTGTTATTGGACGAGAATCAGTAGCTCCTctgtgatgtcatgatgtaatctagcTCCAAGCTCACAGCAGCAGCACactttgctataaaacaaaaatatAGATGATGTTAAAACTCAAAAGGTTGTAATGAAGATtacacaatgaaaaaaaaaatcacttttaccACACCTGCAAAGCGTCATGGTAGGTAGCCTGGACCATTTTGTAGCTGCCACAGTCAGTCTGACAGCAGAGTTCTTGGGTTAGTTTAGCCTGAAAACAAATGATACACAACATCACATTGTTGTGGGAGGAGCTTCTAGAGAAGATGAGAAAGACTGGAGAGCAGAGCGGAGACGGAGCAACAGGTTTTTCTGTTAGAATatcaggagttttttttttttttacctggaaCTGTTCATCGACCTTGCACCTTCAGTCAGATGGAAGCTGGGATCAGAAGTTCTCCACCACACTCCTGGGTCTGTCCAAGGGTGTAGgcatatctgtgcaccttaactgactgtgtgtgtgtgtgtgtgtgtgtgtgtgtgtgtgtgtgtgtgcgtgcgtgcgtgcgtgtgtgtgtgtgtgtgtgtgtgtgtgtgtgtgtctgtgcatgcatgATTTCAGTTTTAGCcttgtttatttattctttatttaaccaggaagttcccactgagattaaaaacctcattttcatttgttttagcTACACAGACATATTTACacaattacagaaggcagttacaactcaGGGAATCTGTCTCAAGGGCTCTCGGTCTGGGTTTTAAATTGTTCTTATAGTTTACTACATCCTtatgagctgtctttagtgagcgcAAAGACAACtttgttgtacacctgtgcaatgaaaCAATCTTTTATCTTGAATTTCTGAAAATATCAGATATGTAAATAACAGGTTCATTCCATTAAGCATTTTACTCGTTTTTTAATTACTTTTACATATAATCAGAAAATTTAAATATGATGAAAGTCATTTTACATTCCtaacaaataaaacacactttGAAAAATCCTCCTGTGGCTTTTGGCTTACGTCTGGGTGCCCCCTAGTGGTGAATACATCCAACTGATACAAGTCTGATCACATCAGTCcatgttttattattgtttatttaataGGGACAGATTGTGTCAGTGTCTTCATTTTATTAATATCAATGCAAATAGCAGTAATAAAATCATGTTTAACATGAGCTAATGCAACAATCCCTATATATGAGGTCATTTTGGTGAATTTAagccagtatgttctaatgggaaacaggcttcaacacaaatggttgttttctgcttggtcctagagctcaaccagtgtcaatttaatataaagtaatattgtttttggatggtaaaaagtgcagggatcaaaacttgactttggggagggtgggtggggggtgggggtgggagacacgtcccccctgtcccccccaaaattacgtccatgtgtgctGTCAAAAATGCCGTCTTTTACGCCGTTCTGAGTACGCGCTAAAAGTGCCTGCAGTTTGGCGTTCAATGACTAGATAAAACGTCGTTTTTTACGGCGCTCTGAAAGACTACATGAAGACGGTGTGCAATATGGCGTTCTGAATTCAAATTCAATTTaaacatactttattaatcccagagggaaattgattcaaGGGATTTTCGCCGCTTTTATCGGCGTTTTAAGTTTAAAGACGGCGATTAAGACACTGTTCAATAACCAAACGTGCTCAAAAGTGGGCGAATTGTGATCAAGGCTTGCGATCAGCTTGCGATAGACGTCTGCTCGCCACCCTCGCGCGGCGTCGGGAGCGCACGACTCTTGCCACCTGACACCGCGGGAACAAACATGTCTCGGTTCGTCGGACGTTTCCTCGTCATTTCTGGCCACGCAGCAGTCAGATCGGCGGTGAAACCGAGGAAGATCATCCGTCCTTTTTCCACATCTAAAGGTAGACCGACCATGTATGTCCCATTGCTGCAGCTGCTCCCCTGGTGCACTTGACTCTGTCTGGATGTTGAGTTCTTATTCAATTTTTTGCCTTTTAATTCGCTTTGTTACATATTTGTCTTAAAATCTCACAGAATTGCAAACAATTCGTTTTTCCCCCCTGTTACTTTAAAGTTTTTTCCACTAA contains:
- the armc3 gene encoding armadillo repeat-containing protein 3 isoform X2; this translates as MGKTSRKESETPCKETFEPFSVEVKTQATAVSLLNSPEEDIIVKACEAIRTFAEKGDENKVSLLGLGALEPLCRLINHNNRVIRGNAFTALGIMATNGDVSSVLKKLNIIPSVIEKLTLDEDTVIHEYATLCLTTLSVDFVGKAQIFENNGLPPLIVLLSSSDPDVKKNSLQVIFNLVQDYKSRQAVHTLGGIPPLLELLKSDFPVIQHLALNTLQSVTTDKDTRSTFRNEHGFEKLMDILKNTLIHSNGGLARLLEFILTPNTPEIKCITIKCLTRVAQSSESRKVLHEQDVEKVLVGLLSVENTSVKALVCQAVAAMGLHPSSRDSFRDLGCIPAMVELLSSENLALREAASQALSSLTVNNQPNAFAVYTAGGHKILVRLLNGSCSKTVASSAATLCLMAGEVVIRSSILSHKGMEALVEPLKSKDPQVLVNSMQCVTVLACDKEARTQFRQAGGLQLLVNLLQTKDKDVLHNACLAVNVLASDKPSSVEMCRIGALEMLEEIKHSENHRNRFSELAMISLLNCNLSVKYSLMGHLSPTDMITGGFYDAGKACSGQMIPTLEELFKQPVNYHRPIIFADSAAEKKKEKVKHTDEPHFESTVVKPQGMIDDVSLQMLVKKAKESIFPLKDDKEQYSALARVVSDAMGGAVGMEKLHEFPWELHLSELKVLLKSNVIPIGSINKGFYCHRALLFKYLADCIEMSCSLVRGEYNRAWNEVVLFRENPTNRSPSQPCHYIVDLMHQPGALLGVDTLAALQYQTI
- the armc3 gene encoding armadillo repeat-containing protein 3 isoform X3, producing MGKTSRKESETPCKETFEPFSVEVKTQATAVSLLNSPEEDIIVKACEAIRTFAEKGDENKVSLLGLGALEPLCRLINHNNRVIRGNAFTALGIMATNGDVSSVLKKLNIIPSVIEKLTLDEDTVIHEYATLCLTTLSVDFVGKAQIFENNGLPPLIVLLSSSDPDVKKNSLQVIFNLVQLIHSNGGLARLLEFILTPNTPEIKCITIKCLTRVAQSSESRKVLHEQDVEKVLVGLLSVENTSVKALVCQAVAAMGLHPSSRDSFRDLGCIPAMVELLSSENLALREAASQALSSLTVNNQPNAFAVYTAGGHKILVRLLNGSCSKTVASSAATLCLMAGEVVIRSSILSHKGMEALVEPLKSKDPQVLVNSMQCVTVLACDKEARTQFRQAGGLQLLVNLLQTKDKDVLHNACLAVNVLASDKPSSVEMCRIGALEMLEEIKHSENHRNRFSELAMISLLNCNLSVKYSLMGHLSPTDMITGGFYDAGKACSGQMIPTLEELFKQPVNYHRPIIFADSAAEKKKEKVKHTDEPHFESTVVKPQGMIDDVSLQMLVKKAKESIFPLKDDKEQYSALARVVSDAMGGAVGMEKLHEFPWELHLSELKVLLKSNVIPIGSINKGFYCHRALLFKYLADCIEMSCSLVRGEYNRAWNEVVLFRENPTNRSPSQPCHYIVDLMHQPGALLGVDTLAALQYQTI
- the armc3 gene encoding armadillo repeat-containing protein 3 isoform X1, producing MGKTSRKESETPCKETFEPFSVEVKTQATAVSLLNSPEEDIIVKACEAIRTFAEKGDENKVSLLGLGALEPLCRLINHNNRVIRGNAFTALGIMATNGDVSSVLKKLNIIPSVIEKLTLDEDTVIHEYATLCLTTLSVDFVGKAQIFENNGLPPLIVLLSSSDPDVKKNSLQVIFNLVQDYKSRQAVHTLGGIPPLLELLKSDFPVIQHLALNTLQSVTTDKDTRSTFRNEHGFEKLMDILKNTKLTDLHAEALQVMANCLSDSETVQLIHSNGGLARLLEFILTPNTPEIKCITIKCLTRVAQSSESRKVLHEQDVEKVLVGLLSVENTSVKALVCQAVAAMGLHPSSRDSFRDLGCIPAMVELLSSENLALREAASQALSSLTVNNQPNAFAVYTAGGHKILVRLLNGSCSKTVASSAATLCLMAGEVVIRSSILSHKGMEALVEPLKSKDPQVLVNSMQCVTVLACDKEARTQFRQAGGLQLLVNLLQTKDKDVLHNACLAVNVLASDKPSSVEMCRIGALEMLEEIKHSENHRNRFSELAMISLLNCNLSVKYSLMGHLSPTDMITGGFYDAGKACSGQMIPTLEELFKQPVNYHRPIIFADSAAEKKKEKVKHTDEPHFESTVVKPQGMIDDVSLQMLVKKAKESIFPLKDDKEQYSALARVVSDAMGGAVGMEKLHEFPWELHLSELKVLLKSNVIPIGSINKGFYCHRALLFKYLADCIEMSCSLVRGEYNRAWNEVVLFRENPTNRSPSQPCHYIVDLMHQPGALLGVDTLAALQYQTI